From the genome of Blautia pseudococcoides, one region includes:
- a CDS encoding helix-turn-helix domain-containing protein yields MGEEKMFQPYFLEQMVNMMHAPFYIFADQKEMIQKFGGREIETILFEKNPELVQNAFSKKNKEYPVILTDKVLVFAVFDSGMAEGAIMIAGPVTIGRLSQETLLQLRREYKLGRKSGYTPPVCPLDKFVSGILLLHWHLTGQKLTSAELWQKNQRYYSATVNIQNRISQDIFMRQENAGLHNPYEQELRELDSIERGDTEALKRSISETYEGEIGILAKDPLRSHKNVAVGNITLASRAAIRGGISVEKSFSMADSFIQQVEEIDNVPEVEAFKRESQYFYARLVNEENTRGGEKQNVRKNPLIGQVKDYIFNHLHDTIQVSDIAAHMQVNPDYLSHLFSSQEKMTITSYIRQEKVRRGENLLKYSDYRVQEIAFYLGFCSQSHFARVFQQIVGISPNEYRKKFGNRKKWKMK; encoded by the coding sequence ATGGGGGAAGAAAAAATGTTTCAGCCGTATTTTCTGGAACAAATGGTAAATATGATGCATGCGCCATTTTACATCTTTGCTGACCAGAAAGAAATGATACAAAAATTTGGCGGCAGAGAGATAGAGACAATTCTTTTTGAAAAAAATCCGGAATTGGTGCAGAATGCATTTTCCAAGAAGAATAAAGAGTATCCGGTTATTTTAACAGACAAGGTTCTGGTATTCGCAGTGTTTGACAGCGGCATGGCAGAGGGGGCCATAATGATTGCCGGGCCTGTAACCATAGGACGTCTGAGTCAGGAAACGCTGCTCCAGCTCCGCAGGGAATATAAACTGGGAAGAAAGAGCGGATATACCCCTCCCGTGTGCCCGCTGGATAAATTTGTCTCAGGGATTTTGCTGCTGCACTGGCATCTGACGGGACAGAAACTGACATCCGCTGAACTTTGGCAGAAGAATCAGCGATACTATTCAGCAACCGTAAATATCCAGAACCGTATATCTCAGGATATTTTCATGAGGCAGGAGAATGCAGGGCTGCACAATCCCTATGAGCAGGAGCTAAGAGAGCTGGACAGCATTGAGAGAGGAGATACAGAGGCTTTGAAACGAAGTATCTCAGAGACCTATGAGGGTGAGATCGGAATCCTTGCAAAAGATCCTCTCCGCTCCCATAAAAATGTGGCGGTAGGTAATATTACATTGGCCTCAAGAGCTGCGATCCGGGGAGGGATCAGTGTAGAGAAATCATTTTCCATGGCGGACAGTTTTATACAGCAGGTGGAGGAAATTGACAATGTGCCGGAAGTGGAGGCATTTAAGCGGGAGTCCCAGTATTTTTATGCCAGACTTGTAAACGAGGAAAATACCCGGGGAGGAGAAAAGCAGAATGTTAGAAAGAATCCGCTGATTGGACAGGTCAAGGATTATATTTTCAACCACCTGCATGATACCATACAGGTGTCAGACATCGCAGCGCACATGCAGGTGAATCCGGATTACCTCTCCCATCTGTTCAGTTCCCAGGAAAAAATGACTATCACCAGTTATATCCGTCAGGAGAAGGTCAGAAGAGGGGAGAATCTTCTGAAATATTCAGATTACCGGGTTCAGGAAATTGCATTTTATCTGGGTTTCTGTTCTCAGAGCCATTTTGCCAGAGTGTTTCAGCAGATTGTGGGTATAAGTCCAAATGAATACCGCAAGAAATTTGGAAATAGGAAAAAATGGAAAATGAAATAA